From Euwallacea similis isolate ESF13 chromosome 14, ESF131.1, whole genome shotgun sequence, one genomic window encodes:
- the Idh3b gene encoding isocitrate dehydrogenase [NAD] subunit beta, mitochondrial — MSLVSRQLPRVVLQATQCAVVRNIHSSSNNNSAGRLAERPDTRVSATLIPGDGVGPELVYSVQEVFKAAGIPVDWESYFFSEVNPTLSAPLEDVAKSISKNRVALKGILATPDYSHTGELQTLNMKLRNALDLYANVVHVKSLPGVKSRHSNIDCVIIREQTEGEYSALEHESVKGVVECLKIVTAKKSQRIAKFAFDYAVKNNRKKVTAVHKANIMKLGDGLFLRSCEEMAKLYPKIEFEKMIVDNCTMQMVSKPQQFDVMVTPNLYGNIVDNLASGLVGGAGVVSGSSYSAECVVFEPGARHTFSEAVGKNVANPTAMLLCASKLLRHVNLNYYSDMVRTAVEKVLADGKVRTKDIGGQNSTQEFTYAVIANLQ, encoded by the exons ATGTCGCTAGTTTCGAGACAACTGCCAAGGGTCGTTTTACAG GCTACTCAATGTGCTGTTGTACGTAACATCCACAGTTCATCAAACAATAACTCAGCTGGA AGATTAGCAGAAAGACCAGATACTAGAGTATCTGCCACCTTGATTCCAGGAGATGGTGTGGGTCCTGAGTTAGTGTACTCAGTACAAGAGGTCTTCAAAGCTGCAGGGATACCTGTGGACTGGgagtcatattttttttctgaagtTAATCCCACTTTAAGTGCCCCTCTTGAAGAT gTTGCCAAGTCCATCAGCAAAAACCGTGTAGCACTCAAGGGAATTCTGGCCACTCCTGATTATTCCCATACAG GCGAACTCCAAACTCTCAACATGAAGCTTCGTAACGCTCTCGATCTTTATGCTAATGTAGTCCATGTAAAGTCCCTCCCAGGCGTTAAATCTCGTCACAGCAATATTGATTGTGTCATCATCAGAGAGCAAACCGAAGGCGAATACTCCGCTTTAGAACATGAAAGTGTTAAAGGTGTTGTCGAGTGTCTGAAGATTGTAACAGCTAAAAAATCTCAAAGAATTGCCAAATTCGCCTTCGATTACGCGGTAAAAAACAACAGGAAAAAGGTAACTGCAGTCCACAAAGCGAACATCATGAAATTGGGCGATGGTCTATTCTTGAGAAGTTGCGAGGAAATGGCCAAACTCTACCCAAAAATTGAGTTTGAGAAAATGATTGTTGATAACTGTACTATGCAGATGGTCTCCAAGCCGCAGCAGTTCGATGTAATGGTGACTCCTAATTTATACGGAAATATTGTGGACAATTTGGCGTCAGGGCTTGTGGGTGGAGCCGGTGTTGTGTCTGGTTCTTCATATTCTGCCGAATGTGTCGTATTTGAGCCt GGAGCGAGACATACTTTCTCAGAGGCTGTAGGCAAAAACGTGGCTAATCCCACAGCTATGTTGCTCTGCGCCTCCAAACTGCTAAGACACGTAAATTTGAACTATTATAGCGACATGGTAAGAACTGCCGTTGAAAAGGTACTAGCAGACGGAAAGGTGCGCACCAAAGACATCGGAGGTCAAAACAGTACTCAGGAATTCACTTACGCAGTCATAGCCAATTTGCAATAA
- the LOC136413479 gene encoding uncharacterized protein isoform X2, with the protein MCENYLLLNHKLDIVKIIESTNADTWFSINIDILELFESDISLGNDILTNPKDSLKCWNKSAIDVQIRVQQELNRGSIKNNVNCRIYNIPPWPHINRITFPRNEDADKFLQVTGTVVRMSSRKLLEFQRQYICAKCKFPVIVQALYDRRNIIKKPNSCPNPKGCRGKNMLCFDELDPKNCKDFQEIKIQEDLSQLEIGATPNYMLVTLEDDLVNICKPGENVTITGIFTRRWSEFCKGAKINIDLVLRANHIQVNNSNGLHLSISDSVIRFFDEFWTSHLNKPLEGRNIILQSIAPEIYGLDFLKLAIAIVLAGGSQFNDNTSETGVETRAESHLLLVGDPGTGKSEMLRFASKIIPRSILTTGIGSTTAGLTVAAFMENGEWQLEAGALVMSDGGICCIDEFNSMKEHDRTSIHEAMEQQTISVAKAGMVCKLKTRCSILAACNPKGNVDPLKPLCLNVAMSSPLLSRFDLILLLRDIVDENKDRALAEYVLNMGETKKRQGELWDIKKLQEYYAIIRKRQPKLTIEAETILGSYYRLQRKCDTRNKSRTTVRLLESLIRLSQGHAKLIYHDEVEVFDAVIAVVLVDSAMGYESSILNLNFDNDSFLDNSEETYEELLQGVLGKLNLAHIYQREVQNRDESFNPSFTSSQSLPPCKTSILRLKNGFNPGISPNEKSQKCGDNSSLSQQQKKPKLLFKFHKNMQSQAFEKPLETVDTDNDSLLENMRSPVNDRTFMQEIEEYDDPRKPENLSKDSGFSSILQSQHSLLGNITASTSGQSQQNDKKRIEKNSGKNVTLLDLAKNKVEWDFNLDFNLGYLGTLKSKERKNVPLHLEESNEGGVSRLISVGNKPELTADIRSNFGMKEGNRELKKCESKQQQVKMDFIKCLPSVNNDFFDIDKLINWDLNGASQMQLEKNNLTQSVWEKKSDIKQHYKFNKEIFTKFAFEPRNQSAIPEKLPKPEKFEKVTNKKCSANINKFQSNLELNLDLELENMGIDTNFNPFTEKLCDKKLVHKTPNLSTSKNFSKKVENNGNNEIKEF; encoded by the exons atgtgtgaaaactATTTACTATTAAATCACAAACTTGATATTGTAAAAATCATAGAAAGCACTAATGCAGACACATGGTTTTCCATTAATATTGA TATTCTCGAATTATTTGAATCAGACATCAGCCTTGGAAACGACATTCTAACAAATCCAAAAGACTCATTAAAATGCTGGAACAAATCTGCAATAGATGTTCAAATACGTGTTCAACAAGAACTGAATCGAGGCAGTATTAAAAACAATGTAAATTGCAGAATTTACAACATACCTCCTTGGCCTCATATTAATAGAATTACTTTCCCAAGAAATGAAGATGCAGATAAATTTTTGCAAGTTACAG GGACAGTTGTGAGGATGTCTTCCAGAAAacttttagaatttcaaaGGCAATATATTTGCGCTAAATGTAAATTTCCTGTGATTGTTCAGGCTTTATATGACAGGAGAAATATTATCAAGAAACCAAATTCATGTCCAAATCCAAAAGGATGTAGAG gtaaaaatatgttatgtTTCGATGAATTAGACCCAAAAAACTGTAAAGATTtccaagaaataaaaatacaagaagATTTGTCGCAATTAGAAATTGGAGCTACTCCAAATTACATGCTAGTCACTTTAGAAGATGATCTGGTTAATATTTGCAAACCAGGAGAAAATGTAACAATAAC AGGAATTTTCACTCGAAGATGGTCTGAATTCTGCAAAggagcaaaaattaatatagacTTAGTTTTGAGAGCAAATCATATCCAAGTTAATAACAGTAATGGCTTGCATTTATCAATTTCTGATAGTGTCATAAggttttttgatgaattttggactagtcatttaaataaacctCTTGAAGggagaaatataattttacagTCAATTGCACCTGAG ATTTATGGTCTAGATTTCCTAAAACTGGCTATAGCTATTGTTTTGGCAGGCGGCAGCCAATTTAATGATAATACCAGTGAAACAGGAGTTGAAACTAGGGCAGAATCCCATTTACTCCTTGTAGGAGATCCTGGGACAG GAAAGTCTGAAATGCTAAGATTTGCCTCGAAAATAATTCCTAGATCAATTTTAACTACGGGAATTGGTTCGACTACTGCAGGTCTTACTGTAGCTGCTTTTATG GAGAATGGTGAATGGCAGTTAGAGGCTGGAGCCTTAGTAATGTCAGATGGGGGCATTTGCTGTATCGACGAATTTAATTCAATGAAAGAGCATGACAGAACTAGTATACATGAAGCGATGGAACAGCAAACCATAAGTGTTGCTAAG GCAGGAATGGTgtgtaaattaaaaaccagATGTTCGATTCTCGCTGCTTGCAATCCTAAAGGGAATGTGGATCCTTTGAAACCGCTATGTCTGAACGTGGCAATGTCAAGCCCCCTACTTAGTCGGTTTGACCTTATATTGCTTTTGCGAGATATTGTGGACGAAAACAAAGATCGAGCATTAGCGGAGTATGTGTTAAACATGGGAGAGACCAAGAAACGCCAAGGAGAATTGTGGGATATTAAAAAGTTGCAG GAGTATTATGCGATTATTCGAAAGAGGCAACCCAAATTAACAATCGAAGCTGAAACCATCCTTGGCAGCTATTACCGACTGCAAAGGAAGTGTGATACTAGAAATAAATCTAGGACCACTGTGCGTTTACTGGAAAGTTTAATtag ACTTTCACAAGGACATGCCAAACTAATTTATCATGATGAAGTAGAAGTTTTCGATGCGGTAATCGCAGTCGTCTTAGTAGACTCTGCCATGGGTTACGAATCATccattttaaaccttaattttgACAACGATTCATTTCTTGACAACTCTGAAGAAACATATGAAGAGTTGCTCCAAGGTGTGttgggaaaattgaatttggcCCATATTTATCAGCGAGAAGTTCAAAACAGAGACGAGAGTTTTAATCCATCATTTACTTCGTCGCAATCTCTACCTCCCtgtaaaacatcaattttacGTCTAAAGAACGGTTTTAATCCCGGGATTTCTCCAAATGAAAAATCGCAGAAATGTGGAGATAACTCTTCATTGTCACAGCAAcagaaaaaaccgaaattattgtttaaattccataaaaatatgCAATCCCAGGCCTTCGAAAAACCCTTGGAGACGGTCGATACTGATAATGACAGTCTTCTAGAAAATATGAGATCTCCCGTTAATGATCGAACATTTATGCAAG AAATAGAGGAATACGACGATCCAAGAAAACCTGAAAATTTGAGCAAGGACAGCGGTTTTTCCAGCATTTTGCAGAGCCAACACTCACTCCTTGGCAATATTACTGCTTCGACTTCCGGACAGTCACagcaaaatgataaaaaaagaattgaaaaaaactccgggaaaaatgttacattGTTAGATCTTGCTAAAAATAAGGTTGAGTGGGActttaatttggattttaacCTTGGATATTTAGGTACACTGAAGtcaaaagaaaggaaaaatgtaCCTCTTCATCTAGAAGAGTCAAATGAAGGTGGAGTTTCTAGATTGATTTCCGTGGGAAACAAACCGGAGCTTACAGCAGACATTCGGTCAAACTTTGGAATGAAGGAAGGTAATAGAGAGCTTAAGAAGTGTGAAAGTAAACAGCAGCAAGTAAAAATGGATTTCATAAAATGCTTGCCCAGtgtaaataatgattttttcgaTATTGATAAACTGATAAATTGGGATTTAAATGGAGCAAGCCAGATGCAACTGGAGAAGAATAATTTAACACAAAGTGTTTGGGAAAAGAAAAGTGATATTAAAcagcattataaatttaataaagaaatatttaccaaatttGCCTTTGAACCTAGAAACCAATCTGCAATACCTGAAAAGTTGCCCAAGCcagaaaaatttgagaaagtaacaaataaaaagtgttctgcaaatattaacaaattccAAAGTAACTTAGAACTTAACCTCGATCTGGAGCTAGAAAATATGGGTATTGATACGAATTTTAATCCTTTTACTGAAAAACTTTGTGATAAGAAATTGGTCCATAAGACCCCAAATTTGTCTACATCTAagaatttcagtaaaaaagttgaaaataatggaaataatgaaataaaagaattttaa
- the LOC136413479 gene encoding uncharacterized protein isoform X1, with product MCENYLLLNHKLDIVKIIESTNADTWFSINIDILELFESDISLGNDILTNPKDSLKCWNKSAIDVQIRVQQELNRGSIKNNVNCRIYNIPPWPHINRITFPRNEDADKFLQVTGTVVRMSSRKLLEFQRQYICAKCKFPVIVQALYDRRNIIKKPNSCPNPKGCRGKNMLCFDELDPKNCKDFQEIKIQEDLSQLEIGATPNYMLVTLEDDLVNICKPGENVTITGIFTRRWSEFCKGAKINIDLVLRANHIQVNNSNGLHLSISDSVIRFFDEFWTSHLNKPLEGRNIILQSIAPEIYGLDFLKLAIAIVLAGGSQFNDNTSETGVETRAESHLLLVGDPGTGKSEMLRFASKIIPRSILTTGIGSTTAGLTVAAFMENGEWQLEAGALVMSDGGICCIDEFNSMKEHDRTSIHEAMEQQTISVAKAGMVCKLKTRCSILAACNPKGNVDPLKPLCLNVAMSSPLLSRFDLILLLRDIVDENKDRALAEYVLNMGETKKRQGELWDIKKLQEYYAIIRKRQPKLTIEAETILGSYYRLQRKCDTRNKSRTTVRLLESLIRLSQGHAKLIYHDEVEVFDAVIAVVLVDSAMGYESSILNLNFDNDSFLDNSEETYEELLQGVLGKLNLAHIYQREVQNRDESFNPSFTSSQSLPPCKTSILRLKNGFNPGISPNEKSQKCGDNSSLSQQQKKPKLLFKFHKNMQSQAFEKPLETVDTDNDSLLENMRSPVNDRTFMQGINQPLDNIAGLINIDVKYFTEIEEYDDPRKPENLSKDSGFSSILQSQHSLLGNITASTSGQSQQNDKKRIEKNSGKNVTLLDLAKNKVEWDFNLDFNLGYLGTLKSKERKNVPLHLEESNEGGVSRLISVGNKPELTADIRSNFGMKEGNRELKKCESKQQQVKMDFIKCLPSVNNDFFDIDKLINWDLNGASQMQLEKNNLTQSVWEKKSDIKQHYKFNKEIFTKFAFEPRNQSAIPEKLPKPEKFEKVTNKKCSANINKFQSNLELNLDLELENMGIDTNFNPFTEKLCDKKLVHKTPNLSTSKNFSKKVENNGNNEIKEF from the exons atgtgtgaaaactATTTACTATTAAATCACAAACTTGATATTGTAAAAATCATAGAAAGCACTAATGCAGACACATGGTTTTCCATTAATATTGA TATTCTCGAATTATTTGAATCAGACATCAGCCTTGGAAACGACATTCTAACAAATCCAAAAGACTCATTAAAATGCTGGAACAAATCTGCAATAGATGTTCAAATACGTGTTCAACAAGAACTGAATCGAGGCAGTATTAAAAACAATGTAAATTGCAGAATTTACAACATACCTCCTTGGCCTCATATTAATAGAATTACTTTCCCAAGAAATGAAGATGCAGATAAATTTTTGCAAGTTACAG GGACAGTTGTGAGGATGTCTTCCAGAAAacttttagaatttcaaaGGCAATATATTTGCGCTAAATGTAAATTTCCTGTGATTGTTCAGGCTTTATATGACAGGAGAAATATTATCAAGAAACCAAATTCATGTCCAAATCCAAAAGGATGTAGAG gtaaaaatatgttatgtTTCGATGAATTAGACCCAAAAAACTGTAAAGATTtccaagaaataaaaatacaagaagATTTGTCGCAATTAGAAATTGGAGCTACTCCAAATTACATGCTAGTCACTTTAGAAGATGATCTGGTTAATATTTGCAAACCAGGAGAAAATGTAACAATAAC AGGAATTTTCACTCGAAGATGGTCTGAATTCTGCAAAggagcaaaaattaatatagacTTAGTTTTGAGAGCAAATCATATCCAAGTTAATAACAGTAATGGCTTGCATTTATCAATTTCTGATAGTGTCATAAggttttttgatgaattttggactagtcatttaaataaacctCTTGAAGggagaaatataattttacagTCAATTGCACCTGAG ATTTATGGTCTAGATTTCCTAAAACTGGCTATAGCTATTGTTTTGGCAGGCGGCAGCCAATTTAATGATAATACCAGTGAAACAGGAGTTGAAACTAGGGCAGAATCCCATTTACTCCTTGTAGGAGATCCTGGGACAG GAAAGTCTGAAATGCTAAGATTTGCCTCGAAAATAATTCCTAGATCAATTTTAACTACGGGAATTGGTTCGACTACTGCAGGTCTTACTGTAGCTGCTTTTATG GAGAATGGTGAATGGCAGTTAGAGGCTGGAGCCTTAGTAATGTCAGATGGGGGCATTTGCTGTATCGACGAATTTAATTCAATGAAAGAGCATGACAGAACTAGTATACATGAAGCGATGGAACAGCAAACCATAAGTGTTGCTAAG GCAGGAATGGTgtgtaaattaaaaaccagATGTTCGATTCTCGCTGCTTGCAATCCTAAAGGGAATGTGGATCCTTTGAAACCGCTATGTCTGAACGTGGCAATGTCAAGCCCCCTACTTAGTCGGTTTGACCTTATATTGCTTTTGCGAGATATTGTGGACGAAAACAAAGATCGAGCATTAGCGGAGTATGTGTTAAACATGGGAGAGACCAAGAAACGCCAAGGAGAATTGTGGGATATTAAAAAGTTGCAG GAGTATTATGCGATTATTCGAAAGAGGCAACCCAAATTAACAATCGAAGCTGAAACCATCCTTGGCAGCTATTACCGACTGCAAAGGAAGTGTGATACTAGAAATAAATCTAGGACCACTGTGCGTTTACTGGAAAGTTTAATtag ACTTTCACAAGGACATGCCAAACTAATTTATCATGATGAAGTAGAAGTTTTCGATGCGGTAATCGCAGTCGTCTTAGTAGACTCTGCCATGGGTTACGAATCATccattttaaaccttaattttgACAACGATTCATTTCTTGACAACTCTGAAGAAACATATGAAGAGTTGCTCCAAGGTGTGttgggaaaattgaatttggcCCATATTTATCAGCGAGAAGTTCAAAACAGAGACGAGAGTTTTAATCCATCATTTACTTCGTCGCAATCTCTACCTCCCtgtaaaacatcaattttacGTCTAAAGAACGGTTTTAATCCCGGGATTTCTCCAAATGAAAAATCGCAGAAATGTGGAGATAACTCTTCATTGTCACAGCAAcagaaaaaaccgaaattattgtttaaattccataaaaatatgCAATCCCAGGCCTTCGAAAAACCCTTGGAGACGGTCGATACTGATAATGACAGTCTTCTAGAAAATATGAGATCTCCCGTTAATGATCGAACATTTATGCAAGGTATAAATCAGCCATTAGATAATATAGCTGGGCTAATTAACATTGatgttaaatatttcacaGAAATAGAGGAATACGACGATCCAAGAAAACCTGAAAATTTGAGCAAGGACAGCGGTTTTTCCAGCATTTTGCAGAGCCAACACTCACTCCTTGGCAATATTACTGCTTCGACTTCCGGACAGTCACagcaaaatgataaaaaaagaattgaaaaaaactccgggaaaaatgttacattGTTAGATCTTGCTAAAAATAAGGTTGAGTGGGActttaatttggattttaacCTTGGATATTTAGGTACACTGAAGtcaaaagaaaggaaaaatgtaCCTCTTCATCTAGAAGAGTCAAATGAAGGTGGAGTTTCTAGATTGATTTCCGTGGGAAACAAACCGGAGCTTACAGCAGACATTCGGTCAAACTTTGGAATGAAGGAAGGTAATAGAGAGCTTAAGAAGTGTGAAAGTAAACAGCAGCAAGTAAAAATGGATTTCATAAAATGCTTGCCCAGtgtaaataatgattttttcgaTATTGATAAACTGATAAATTGGGATTTAAATGGAGCAAGCCAGATGCAACTGGAGAAGAATAATTTAACACAAAGTGTTTGGGAAAAGAAAAGTGATATTAAAcagcattataaatttaataaagaaatatttaccaaatttGCCTTTGAACCTAGAAACCAATCTGCAATACCTGAAAAGTTGCCCAAGCcagaaaaatttgagaaagtaacaaataaaaagtgttctgcaaatattaacaaattccAAAGTAACTTAGAACTTAACCTCGATCTGGAGCTAGAAAATATGGGTATTGATACGAATTTTAATCCTTTTACTGAAAAACTTTGTGATAAGAAATTGGTCCATAAGACCCCAAATTTGTCTACATCTAagaatttcagtaaaaaagttgaaaataatggaaataatgaaataaaagaattttaa
- the LOC136413479 gene encoding DNA helicase MCM9-like isoform X3, which produces MIWLIFANQEKIGIFTRRWSEFCKGAKINIDLVLRANHIQVNNSNGLHLSISDSVIRFFDEFWTSHLNKPLEGRNIILQSIAPEIYGLDFLKLAIAIVLAGGSQFNDNTSETGVETRAESHLLLVGDPGTGKSEMLRFASKIIPRSILTTGIGSTTAGLTVAAFMENGEWQLEAGALVMSDGGICCIDEFNSMKEHDRTSIHEAMEQQTISVAKAGMVCKLKTRCSILAACNPKGNVDPLKPLCLNVAMSSPLLSRFDLILLLRDIVDENKDRALAEYVLNMGETKKRQGELWDIKKLQEYYAIIRKRQPKLTIEAETILGSYYRLQRKCDTRNKSRTTVRLLESLIRLSQGHAKLIYHDEVEVFDAVIAVVLVDSAMGYESSILNLNFDNDSFLDNSEETYEELLQGVLGKLNLAHIYQREVQNRDESFNPSFTSSQSLPPCKTSILRLKNGFNPGISPNEKSQKCGDNSSLSQQQKKPKLLFKFHKNMQSQAFEKPLETVDTDNDSLLENMRSPVNDRTFMQGINQPLDNIAGLINIDVKYFTEIEEYDDPRKPENLSKDSGFSSILQSQHSLLGNITASTSGQSQQNDKKRIEKNSGKNVTLLDLAKNKVEWDFNLDFNLGYLGTLKSKERKNVPLHLEESNEGGVSRLISVGNKPELTADIRSNFGMKEGNRELKKCESKQQQVKMDFIKCLPSVNNDFFDIDKLINWDLNGASQMQLEKNNLTQSVWEKKSDIKQHYKFNKEIFTKFAFEPRNQSAIPEKLPKPEKFEKVTNKKCSANINKFQSNLELNLDLELENMGIDTNFNPFTEKLCDKKLVHKTPNLSTSKNFSKKVENNGNNEIKEF; this is translated from the exons ATGATCTGGTTAATATTTGCAAACCAGGAGAAAAT AGGAATTTTCACTCGAAGATGGTCTGAATTCTGCAAAggagcaaaaattaatatagacTTAGTTTTGAGAGCAAATCATATCCAAGTTAATAACAGTAATGGCTTGCATTTATCAATTTCTGATAGTGTCATAAggttttttgatgaattttggactagtcatttaaataaacctCTTGAAGggagaaatataattttacagTCAATTGCACCTGAG ATTTATGGTCTAGATTTCCTAAAACTGGCTATAGCTATTGTTTTGGCAGGCGGCAGCCAATTTAATGATAATACCAGTGAAACAGGAGTTGAAACTAGGGCAGAATCCCATTTACTCCTTGTAGGAGATCCTGGGACAG GAAAGTCTGAAATGCTAAGATTTGCCTCGAAAATAATTCCTAGATCAATTTTAACTACGGGAATTGGTTCGACTACTGCAGGTCTTACTGTAGCTGCTTTTATG GAGAATGGTGAATGGCAGTTAGAGGCTGGAGCCTTAGTAATGTCAGATGGGGGCATTTGCTGTATCGACGAATTTAATTCAATGAAAGAGCATGACAGAACTAGTATACATGAAGCGATGGAACAGCAAACCATAAGTGTTGCTAAG GCAGGAATGGTgtgtaaattaaaaaccagATGTTCGATTCTCGCTGCTTGCAATCCTAAAGGGAATGTGGATCCTTTGAAACCGCTATGTCTGAACGTGGCAATGTCAAGCCCCCTACTTAGTCGGTTTGACCTTATATTGCTTTTGCGAGATATTGTGGACGAAAACAAAGATCGAGCATTAGCGGAGTATGTGTTAAACATGGGAGAGACCAAGAAACGCCAAGGAGAATTGTGGGATATTAAAAAGTTGCAG GAGTATTATGCGATTATTCGAAAGAGGCAACCCAAATTAACAATCGAAGCTGAAACCATCCTTGGCAGCTATTACCGACTGCAAAGGAAGTGTGATACTAGAAATAAATCTAGGACCACTGTGCGTTTACTGGAAAGTTTAATtag ACTTTCACAAGGACATGCCAAACTAATTTATCATGATGAAGTAGAAGTTTTCGATGCGGTAATCGCAGTCGTCTTAGTAGACTCTGCCATGGGTTACGAATCATccattttaaaccttaattttgACAACGATTCATTTCTTGACAACTCTGAAGAAACATATGAAGAGTTGCTCCAAGGTGTGttgggaaaattgaatttggcCCATATTTATCAGCGAGAAGTTCAAAACAGAGACGAGAGTTTTAATCCATCATTTACTTCGTCGCAATCTCTACCTCCCtgtaaaacatcaattttacGTCTAAAGAACGGTTTTAATCCCGGGATTTCTCCAAATGAAAAATCGCAGAAATGTGGAGATAACTCTTCATTGTCACAGCAAcagaaaaaaccgaaattattgtttaaattccataaaaatatgCAATCCCAGGCCTTCGAAAAACCCTTGGAGACGGTCGATACTGATAATGACAGTCTTCTAGAAAATATGAGATCTCCCGTTAATGATCGAACATTTATGCAAGGTATAAATCAGCCATTAGATAATATAGCTGGGCTAATTAACATTGatgttaaatatttcacaGAAATAGAGGAATACGACGATCCAAGAAAACCTGAAAATTTGAGCAAGGACAGCGGTTTTTCCAGCATTTTGCAGAGCCAACACTCACTCCTTGGCAATATTACTGCTTCGACTTCCGGACAGTCACagcaaaatgataaaaaaagaattgaaaaaaactccgggaaaaatgttacattGTTAGATCTTGCTAAAAATAAGGTTGAGTGGGActttaatttggattttaacCTTGGATATTTAGGTACACTGAAGtcaaaagaaaggaaaaatgtaCCTCTTCATCTAGAAGAGTCAAATGAAGGTGGAGTTTCTAGATTGATTTCCGTGGGAAACAAACCGGAGCTTACAGCAGACATTCGGTCAAACTTTGGAATGAAGGAAGGTAATAGAGAGCTTAAGAAGTGTGAAAGTAAACAGCAGCAAGTAAAAATGGATTTCATAAAATGCTTGCCCAGtgtaaataatgattttttcgaTATTGATAAACTGATAAATTGGGATTTAAATGGAGCAAGCCAGATGCAACTGGAGAAGAATAATTTAACACAAAGTGTTTGGGAAAAGAAAAGTGATATTAAAcagcattataaatttaataaagaaatatttaccaaatttGCCTTTGAACCTAGAAACCAATCTGCAATACCTGAAAAGTTGCCCAAGCcagaaaaatttgagaaagtaacaaataaaaagtgttctgcaaatattaacaaattccAAAGTAACTTAGAACTTAACCTCGATCTGGAGCTAGAAAATATGGGTATTGATACGAATTTTAATCCTTTTACTGAAAAACTTTGTGATAAGAAATTGGTCCATAAGACCCCAAATTTGTCTACATCTAagaatttcagtaaaaaagttgaaaataatggaaataatgaaataaaagaattttaa